One genomic region from Phaeodactylum tricornutum CCAP 1055/1 PHATR_bd_34x35 genomic scaffold, whole genome shotgun sequence encodes:
- a CDS encoding predicted protein, with protein MNIIFAFLAVLATSLAAVRGEVQSYGKGGHPDHLDDQERARALAGMMMTVNRERMMIIPNRVRMMMTVNRKRKMSYNRKRKTPTDPPTSAPTMKPTGAPLEIPVNVPTLMPAPSPTAAPTLMPTPSPTVFPTLMPSSMPSLEPSSVPSSVPSLSSIPSSMPSSIPSLMPSSMPSVAPPPPGTSWVTISSAADNAWFGVTYGNEIFVAVSEDGDKRAMTSTDGETWTLPESVPLNTWYGVTFGNGTFVAVATDTTMYSSNGMDWTSATGVPSGSWNAITYGNGLFVAVSVGGGNRVMTSSDGMAWTSRTSAADNSWLSVTYGNNMFVAVSRDGANRVKTSPDGESWTARTAAAANDWRSVTYAKEKFVAVSADGDNQVMTSTNGETWTSPTTAPPSAGWRSVTFGGNTFVAVAASGDGSRIMTSPDGESWTPQTTPAANSWQSVTFGANKFVAVSSSGTGNRVMTG; from the coding sequence ATGAATATCATCTTTGCGTTCCTTGCAGTCCTTGCGACTTCCTTGGCGGCGGTACGTGGTGAAGTTCAGTCCTACGGAAAGGGTGGCCATCCGGACCACTTGGACGACCAGGAGAGGGCGAGAGCTTTAGCGGGTATGATGATGACTGTCAACCGAGAACGGATGATGATCATACCAAATAGAGTGCGTATGATGATGACTGTCAACCGAAAACGGAAGATGAGCTACAATCGAAAGAGGAAGACTCCTACCGATCCGCCGACTTCGGCTCCGACTATGAAGCCCACCGGCGCTCCGTTAGAAATACCAGTCAATGTCCCAACTTTGATGCCTGCTCCATCTCCGACTGCAGCCCCAACCTTGATGCCAACTCCATCTCCAACTGTATTCCCAACTTTGATGCCGTCGTCGATGCCCTCGTTGGAACCTTCTTCAGTGCCTTCTTCTGTTCCGTCTTTGTCCTCGATTccgtcgtcgatgccgtcgtcAATTCCGTCATTGATGCCGTCGTCAATGCCCTCGGTAGCACCACCACCCCCTGGAACCAGCTGGGTAACCATAAGCAGTGCGGCCGACAATGCCTGGTTTGGAGTTACCTACGGCAACGAAATCTTTGTGGCAGTCTCTGAGGATGGCGACAAGCGTGCCATGACCAGTACGGATGGCGAAACCTGGACTCTACCGGAAAGTGTACCATTAAACACTTGGTATGGCgtcacttttggaaatggaacgtTTGTTGCAGTGGCCACAGATACCACCATGTACAGTTCGAATGGCATGGATTGGACCAGTGCGACCGGTGTGCCCAGCGGTTCTTGGAATGCCATCACCTACGGAAACGGATTGTTTGTCGCCGTATCCGTCGGTGGCGGCAATCGCGTCATGACCAGTTCCGACGGCATGGCTTGGACGAGTCGTACCAGTGCGGCCGACAATTCGTGGTTAAGCGTCACGTACGGGAATAACATGTTTGTGGCAGTCTCTCGTGATGGAGCGAACCGGGTCAAGACCAGTCCCGACGGGGAGAGTTGGACGGCTCGTACCGCTGCGGCAGCCAATGACTGGAGAAGCGTCACGTAcgccaaggaaaagtttgtcgCCGTGTCCGCCGATGGCGACAACCAAGTCATGACGAGTACAAATGGCGAAACCTGGACAAGTCCGACCACTGCGCCGCCATCTGCTGGTTGGCGTAGTGTGACGTTTGGTGGCAACACattcgtcgccgtcgcggcCTCTGGCGACGGCAGTCGCATCATGACCAGTCCGGACGGCGAGAGCTGGACCCCACAGACGACTCCCGCAGCGAACAGCTGGCAAAGCGTGACTTTTGGCGCGAACAAGTTTGTGGCGGTATCCAGTAGTGGCACGGGCAATCGAGTCATGACCGGGTAG